The sequence below is a genomic window from Halolamina litorea.
GTCGTATTGTTCGTCTGGACGACGTTTGCTTGGCTCCCTTGTGCCCCGATCGCCGCCTGGGTTCCAAGAACGGACAGAACGATAACGACTACAAGAAAGAGCGAAAAGCGTGTCTGGTCTCGACTCACGAGGCCACCTGAGTGTGTTCGTGACTTAACGCTTGGCGTTCAGGTAACGTGATGTTCGAAACGTCTTTCCCGGGTGACGATATTCCCCATGTGAGACATAATGGACCACCGAAAGACGGCTCTCCTCCTGTTTACTGCACTTCTGGTGGTCTCATTCGTACCCGTGGCGCTGGGGGCGTCACCACCGTCGGCGTCGCTCTCGTACTCGCCGACGACGCCGAACCCGGACGAGACCGTTACGCTCGACGCGAGTGGATCGACGGACTCGGACGGCGACATCGTGGAGTACGAGTGGGACACCGACGGCGACGGCTACTACGGCGACTACGACGACGCTTCCGACGGACAGACGGCCAGGATATCGTTCGACGAGGGGGGGACGTACACCGTTGGCGTCCGGGTTTCGGACTCGGAGGGGAACACGGACACGGAACGAGTCCGAATCACGGTCGACAACCCGGCACCCGACCCGTCGTTCACGTTCAGCCCGTCGACGCCGAACCCGGATGACACGATTACGCTGGACGCGTCCGGTTCGTCGGATGCTGACGGGAGCATCGTCAAGTACGAGTGGGACACCGACGGCGACGGCTACTACGACGACTACGACGACGCTCCAAGCGGACAGACGACGCAGGTCTCGTTCGGAGAGGGCGGCACGTACACGGTCGGCCTCCGCGTCACCGACAACGGCGGGAAGAGCCGCGAGATCACCAAGCGGATCACGGTAGACAATCCGGCACCCGAACCGTCGTTCACGTTCAGTCCGTCGACGCCGAACCCGGACGACACGATCACCCTCGACGCGTCCGACTCGTCCGATTCCGACGGGAGAATCGTGGAGTACGAGTGGGATACCGACGGTGACGGCTACTACGACGACTACGACGACGCCCCAAGCGGGCAAACCACCCAAGTGTCGTTCGGAGAAGGTGGGACCTACACGGTCGGTCTCCGCGTCACCGACAACGGCGGCAAGAGCCGAGAGATCACGAAACGCATCACGGTAGACAATCCGGCACCCGAACCGTCGTTCACGTTCAGTCCGTCGACGCCGAACCCGGACGACACGATTACGCTGGACGCGTCCGGTTCGTCTGATTCCGATGGATCGATCGTGGAGTACGAGTGGGACACCGACGGCGACGGTTACTACGACGACTACGACGACGCCCCAAGCGGACAGACTACCCAAGTGTCGTTCGGAGAGGGTGGAACCTACACCGTCGGTCTCCGCGTCACCGACAACGGCGGCAAGAGCCGAGAGATCACGAAACGCATCACCGTGGAGAACCCCCCGCCCGAGCCGGCGTTCACGTTCAGTCCGTCGACGCCGAACCCGGACGACACGATCACACTGGACGCATCGAGTTCGTCCGATCCCGACGGGAGTATCGTGGAGTACGAGTGGGACACCGACGGCGACGGGAATTACGGCGATTACGACGACGCGGCCGACGGGCAGACGACGCAGGTCTCCTTCGACGAGGAGGGGACCTACACGGTGGGCCTCCGCGTCACCGACAACGGCGACGTCGAGCGGACCACCACCCGACAGATCACCGTCGAGAACCCAGCGCCGAATGCGTCGTTCGTCGTCGCGGAATCCGACTCCGAGGGACTATCCGTGGCGCTCGACGCTGCGTCGTCAAGTGATCCGGACGGATCGATTGTTGAGTACGACTGGTACGTCGAGGGAGCGCGTGAAGCGACTGGCTCGTCGGTCACGCTCGACTTCCCGCGCAAGGGCGCCTACGAAGTGCGCCTCACGGTGACCGACAACGGTGGCAAAACCGCATCCGTCACTCGGACGGTCGGCGTGAGTGAGCCACCGACGCCACGGATCACGTTCGAACCCGGCCAGACAGTCGGGACCGGCCAAGAGATCCGTCTCTCGGGCACGGAGTCGTCCGACCCCGACGGTCGGGTCTCGGCCTACCGGTGGGCAATCGGTGGCGGGGACACTGCTCAGGGCTCGGAGATCACCCGAAGCTTCCGGCGGCCGGGCGAGTACGACGTGACGCTGACGGTGCGCGACGAGACGGGACAGGAGCGGAGCGCGACACGAACCGTCGTCGTTCGGGAACCACCCACGGCCTCCTGGCAGTTCTCCCCTGATGACCCGATCGACGAGGAGACGATCACGTTCACGGCCAGCTCGGAGGACGACATCGAGACGTTCCGGTGGGACTTCGACGGCGACGGCGAGTTCGACGCCACGGGGCCGGAGGTCGAACACGCGTACAGCGACGGGGAGACCAAGGACGTGACACTCGTCGCCGTCGATCAGTTCGGAGTGGCCACGCGGGTCGAGAAACAAGTCCCCGTCGAGGAGGTGAAACCCAGCGCCTCGTTCGAGTGGCGGCCGGACAAACCCCGGAGCGGGCAGGACGTTGTCCTCACGGGGTCGACCGATGCCGACGACGCCACGATCGAGTGGGACTTCGACAACGACGGGGAGTTCGACGCCTCGGGCGAACGGGTGACGACGGCGTTCGACGAGAACGGGAAGCAGGTCGTCGTCATGCGGGTCACGGGGCCCAACGGAGACACGGCCGAAACCAGTCGGGTCGTCACGATCCAACAGAGCGCCTCCTTCGAACTCACCAGCGAACAACGGACCATCACCACCGGCGACGAGGCGGTCATCCGGTTTACCGCCTCGAACGAGCTTGCTGACGTGCCGATCAGGGTCCGGCTCGACATCGACCTCCCCGGTTCCGGCGCGGGGATATCGGGAGTCAGCGGCGCGGAGTTAGCGAGTAGCAGCGCCACGACGTTCGTCGACATCGAGCCGGGCGGTGAAGACTCGTTGAACCTCCGAGTCCAGTTCAACAGCCCTGGCGAGTACAACCTCACCGGTACGGCCGTCTACTACATCGGGACCGGGGAGAACGAATCCCGTCGAACGACGACCATCGGTCCCGTTCGAGTAACGGCCGTCAGCCCGGACGCAGCCGTCCAGACGGGCGTTGTGAGTCCTGGGTTCGGGGTCGGAACCGGTCTGATCGCGCTTCTGCTGTCCCTCTTGCTGCTCAGACGGGACTGACCTCCGTTCGACGGTCGGCGTTTTCAGACGCGACGCGATGCCGTGTTCCGCGGTATGCGACCGAAGCGATTAAGCACCAAACCACCGAACCTCGTGCGCATGAAGCAGCTTATCGTCCACGGGGACGCGGGGTTCCGACGCGACGCCGTCATCGAGGTCGACGGCGAGGAGCTGGTCTGTTTCGGCATGGCCAAGCAGGGCGACTGGCACGGCCCCGACGAGCCCCAGATGTGGTGTACGGTCGGCACCGCGGACGAGCGCGAGGCCTACGAGAAGCGCCAGTACGTCCCCCACTGGCTCGACACCGAAGCCGTCGACGCCGAGGACGTCGAGGTCCTCAGCGAGAAGAACCCACTGAACGTCTGAGGCGCCGAACGTCGCCACCGGTGCCGACGCGTCGCAGTTTATTTTCACCCGACTACGAGATGCTTTATCGAAGCGCCCCCATACGCTCTCCATGGGGCCCTCCGAACACGACCACGGTGGTCCACCCTTGACCGATCGGCTCGTCACCTACTCCCGGCGTCCCGAGGAAACCGCGGTTGAAGCGATCGTGATGGCATTCGAGGCCATCGACGCCGACGTGACCGAACGCGAGAAAAGCCTCCACGACTGCTTCCCGACTGACGCCGTCAACCGACTGGTCCGCGGCGACGCCGTGTTCCGCCTCCGGCTCTCGGTCTGGGGCCATCCGCTCGTCCTCACCCCGGAAGCGGTCACAGTTTACGCCGCCCCGAGCGAGTAGGGCTGCCCGCTCACTGGGGCAGTTCGTCCCGGTCGACCTCGTACACCACGACGTTCCCCTGCACGAACACCGGTTCGTAGCCCGGGCGTTCGTTGAAGTTCACCAGTTCGCCCCCGTAGCGTCCGCGCTCGGCGGCGCCGACCCAGACGTACTGCACGTCGTACTCACGGATCAGCGACGCCGCCTGCTCGGGCGTGCCCATGTAGAACGTGTCGACCGCCTCGGCGCGTCCGTAGTAGGCGTCGGGGCCGCGGTAGCCGACCTCGTGGGCCCACCCGGCGACGGTGGGCACGCCAGTCAAGCTTGACGCGATCGAGGACTCCCAACTGTACATCCCGGGGGTGCTGCCGGTCGCGGGTGCCGAGACGATCACGGTCTCCCCGTCGGCGTTTCGGTCGAGCCAGTCGACCGCCGCGAGTTCGTCGTCCTCGTAGCCGTGCCAGTCGGGCAACTCCGTCGCGTCGAGGGTCGCATCGCGGTCGGTGTCGAAGTGCCCCGTCAGCGCGAAGCCGCCGTAGAGCGAGGTCGAGACAAGGACCAGGACGACGGCGACGACGCCGACACTGCCGAGTGCGCGCTTCATGGGCGCCTCCGCCCGGTCGGCGGCGGCGCCGACGGCGCCGCGTGCGGCGGCGAAGAGCCCGGCGACGGCCGCGCCCGCGCCGACCGCCCAGAACACCCACACCTGCATGTACACCTTGAACACCGTGTTCATGCGGAGCGGGCCGGCCTGCTCGTTGACGAAGACGAGTTCGACGATGGTCACCAGCCCCGCGCCGGCGACGATGAGCACGGTCTCGTAGCCGACGTCGCCGAAGCGCAGGAGCGCCCACCCGAGAACTAACAGCGGGAGCGTGAACGCCAGCACGTCGAGCGGGAGCACGAGCGCGACGGCGGCGACGACCCCCACGGCGGCGACCAGCGAGAACTGCCGGTCGGTTCGGGTCCGTGAGAGGAGGAACAGGCCGAACACGAGCAGGAACGCCCCGTGGACCGCGAACAGTTCGAACACGCCGCTCCGTGCCGCCGCGGGGAGGAACTCGATCGTTCGGCTGCTCCCGCCGGTCGCGCGGGTCAGGAACGGGAGCGCCAGCGCGGCGGCGACGAGCGTGAGGCCGCCGACGATCCCGAGGGGGACGAGCAGCCGTTCGAGTTCATCGACCGCGCGGCGGGTCGTCGACGCGTCCCCGTCGCCGGCCAGTTCGTCGGCCAGCCGTTCGCGGACGCTACGGACCCGTTCGACGCCGCCGTCGGGGAGCAGCATCGTCGATCCGGCGGGGCTCAGCGCCAGCGCGAGGTAGGTGATCCCGAAGATCGACGGGAAACTCCAGGTGCTCGTGACGATCTGGAAGAAGCCGAGCAGGGGAACCACCGCGAGCAGCCCTAGACGGCGCCGACGCTCGGCTGCGGGGGTCCGGTAGAGCGCGAACCCGATCGCGGCAGCGAGCAGGAGGAACGGCGTGCCCATCATGTGGGCGTGCATGTCGCCGTTGAGCCA
It includes:
- a CDS encoding PKD domain-containing protein — its product is MVSFVPVALGASPPSASLSYSPTTPNPDETVTLDASGSTDSDGDIVEYEWDTDGDGYYGDYDDASDGQTARISFDEGGTYTVGVRVSDSEGNTDTERVRITVDNPAPDPSFTFSPSTPNPDDTITLDASGSSDADGSIVKYEWDTDGDGYYDDYDDAPSGQTTQVSFGEGGTYTVGLRVTDNGGKSREITKRITVDNPAPEPSFTFSPSTPNPDDTITLDASDSSDSDGRIVEYEWDTDGDGYYDDYDDAPSGQTTQVSFGEGGTYTVGLRVTDNGGKSREITKRITVDNPAPEPSFTFSPSTPNPDDTITLDASGSSDSDGSIVEYEWDTDGDGYYDDYDDAPSGQTTQVSFGEGGTYTVGLRVTDNGGKSREITKRITVENPPPEPAFTFSPSTPNPDDTITLDASSSSDPDGSIVEYEWDTDGDGNYGDYDDAADGQTTQVSFDEEGTYTVGLRVTDNGDVERTTTRQITVENPAPNASFVVAESDSEGLSVALDAASSSDPDGSIVEYDWYVEGAREATGSSVTLDFPRKGAYEVRLTVTDNGGKTASVTRTVGVSEPPTPRITFEPGQTVGTGQEIRLSGTESSDPDGRVSAYRWAIGGGDTAQGSEITRSFRRPGEYDVTLTVRDETGQERSATRTVVVREPPTASWQFSPDDPIDEETITFTASSEDDIETFRWDFDGDGEFDATGPEVEHAYSDGETKDVTLVAVDQFGVATRVEKQVPVEEVKPSASFEWRPDKPRSGQDVVLTGSTDADDATIEWDFDNDGEFDASGERVTTAFDENGKQVVVMRVTGPNGDTAETSRVVTIQQSASFELTSEQRTITTGDEAVIRFTASNELADVPIRVRLDIDLPGSGAGISGVSGAELASSSATTFVDIEPGGEDSLNLRVQFNSPGEYNLTGTAVYYIGTGENESRRTTTIGPVRVTAVSPDAAVQTGVVSPGFGVGTGLIALLLSLLLLRRD
- a CDS encoding HAH_0734 family protein encodes the protein MKQLIVHGDAGFRRDAVIEVDGEELVCFGMAKQGDWHGPDEPQMWCTVGTADEREAYEKRQYVPHWLDTEAVDAEDVEVLSEKNPLNV
- a CDS encoding DUF2298 domain-containing protein, translating into MQYLAVLVWLVIFAGLGVLGYPLAARLFGRFRSAGVGFALPLALLTVWLPVYWLGKLSFGPATVFVGVLVLVGVAAALGLDREALRERELRVAPDLAVNRRAIAEVATVFVAAFFLLVAIRSADPAVHAVGGEKYLDYGMLRTLLRSGTLPPEDFWFAGEPVAYYYGGHLLAAILTYLTGTAPELAYNLALAGFYAMLVAAAYDLASNVAADNGVDPVTGGAFAAFFVGFASNLATVGRIALGFLPTGLRESLAPGIEPMPLSGEGFSYWDASRVITDTVEGTTFPTINEFPLFAWLNGDMHAHMMGTPFLLLAAAIGFALYRTPAAERRRRLGLLAVVPLLGFFQIVTSTWSFPSIFGITYLALALSPAGSTMLLPDGGVERVRSVRERLADELAGDGDASTTRRAVDELERLLVPLGIVGGLTLVAAALALPFLTRATGGSSRTIEFLPAAARSGVFELFAVHGAFLLVFGLFLLSRTRTDRQFSLVAAVGVVAAVALVLPLDVLAFTLPLLVLGWALLRFGDVGYETVLIVAGAGLVTIVELVFVNEQAGPLRMNTVFKVYMQVWVFWAVGAGAAVAGLFAAARGAVGAAADRAEAPMKRALGSVGVVAVVLVLVSTSLYGGFALTGHFDTDRDATLDATELPDWHGYEDDELAAVDWLDRNADGETVIVSAPATGSTPGMYSWESSIASSLTGVPTVAGWAHEVGYRGPDAYYGRAEAVDTFYMGTPEQAASLIREYDVQYVWVGAAERGRYGGELVNFNERPGYEPVFVQGNVVVYEVDRDELPQ